Genomic DNA from Setaria italica strain Yugu1 chromosome V, Setaria_italica_v2.0, whole genome shotgun sequence:
GTGTTTTAGGCTGATGTATTAACTGGTCACAAAGGATAAGAATACTACAATATGAACTCCACCTCTAGAAAGACTAGCAATTTTAATGATCCACAAAAGAATATGAGTATATGACAATGTGTTTGCTGCCCTCCTGAGGGTAGCATAGCCACTATGAATCCCTGTTCTATCTAGTTCCTCACTTGTCATTTTCATATACAAGTAATTACTCCTCGATTCATTCTTCACTTGATATAATTTTTAATTTGTTGCAGTGACAGCCACACTGTTTCCTGTGAACCTGCTGAATCTAATGGTGCTAAGGCTGTTGTTGGTTTCAACTCAGCCGtaactttcttcttcttcgttgtGCCTATGTAAGTTGATTCCAGTACTCAATCCATTATCATATATAACAATGAACACTAGCCTCTTCTAAATGTATCGAAATGTGTTTTCAGGATACGAGTATTGAGGTTAGAGCGTAACAGCCGTACTAAGTCGGATACACAATTTTGGTGGTATCTTTGCTGTGGCTTTAGTGGCTACATCGTATGGGTATATTACTTCAGTGATTGCTCTTCATTATATCAAGCAGCGGTGTTTCCAATATATATGGTGTCAATATTGGGGGCAATTGTCCATTTCATCCTTTTATGTATTGCTACATATCTGACTTTGGGTGTGCGGGTAATAGCTCTGCTACTTGGTATCTAAACAGTAATTTTTATCTTCATGTGTTCTTTATTTTTGACTAATGTATTTCTTTCACATATGAATTTCTTGTTTAGGATAAGAGGCCATATGCACTGATTTTTGTACTAGGATCATCCTTAATCGGTGCTACTCTTCTGTGGGTGTTTAAAGTGAAACGGATTGGATGGTTGGGCTTCTCATTGACAGCCCTTTCGCATTGCTTCCGGTTCGGAGCTACTGTACGTATTAACCTTGTTTAGTTTTATCTTCAGATTATTAATTTATAATATAAGCTATTTTTAGTAAATAGTCCTCATACTATGATCTCCCTTTGTAATTTAGTTTTCTAGAAATATGAAATGAAACATCATTATCAGGGCCTAGGTCAGTTGGTCAATGTTCTGGTGGTGGATCTCTTCCCACAGTATGCACATGTAGGCTTAGGAATCCAATATATGCGGGGATGTACCCAGTATGGACATGTCCGAGGTGTGTGTGTGAAAGTCCATTTATGTGTCTGGTCTGTAGTTGTAGAAAGAACATTATAATTAAGTTTTATCATCAGTGTGTAGAATGTTACCAAGATTGGTCAAACGAATTATGTATACTAGATTGAGGTGTATTCATCAACTGGTGTAATCTATATCTTTTGTGATAACTTTCAGAGGTGGCTATGCCACCACCATCCCGTTTATACGATTTTTGAGATGGCCTTTTCTATTGTTGCATATGGATTTTGAATTCAATGCCTTAAAGATACTCAAAAGAATGACATGATTTAAGTTTTCATTAGTATGTTATTTTCACTATGCTATCagtattttatttcttcatgCCATCCATATAGTGTTGAACAAATTCTCTAAACAAGCATGTTTTTTCTAAATGCAGAACTATCGGGACAAGTTCACCTTCTGGCTTTTTGATGTATCCATACCAATCTGGGTGGTTAATGCATTCATATCTGTGGTGGGATCCATAACTGGATTTTTGTGGCTTAGGCACCCTCAGTTGTGCATCTCGATGGAATACAAGGTAAGAATGGTAAAGTTTACGAGGCACATAATCTAAACTATTCAAATCAGGAAAGTTTATGAtttataaagaaaaagaaaaaaggtaaTTATGTACCATCCACACCATCATTACCGATGTAACATTTTGCCCCATTAATATTAACTGCAGGTAACTTCTTACGTGATTGGAGTTGTGCGTGCCATTGAGGTCTATCTATGGTGTTCCCGTGGCATGGCAAGGGTATTGTCAAAGATAGAAGGGGAGATCAATCATGTTTAGCATCATATTCATGGTACAGTCATTCATTTTTCTCAATATTAGGATAATTGCACAAATATTTACATTAGATTTTTATGGTTTTATATTCTATTTGATAATTTAATCATGCATAGTAATGGATATTTAACCAAGCATgttatttcattttattttgttaACAGGTAAAAATCTCATGCCCAATGAGGGAGAAATGGCAAGTTATTTACAATTACCAATGTCAAGTACTCTCTGTATTCATTAATCATTGTGGCGTGCCTTACATCTGTATGAACTTTGCTCTCGAAGTTCAGGAAGACCCCCACCCCCTGGCTTTACTTTGGACCAGCAGAAAAGGGCAATGTCTGTTCAGAATACCCGTGAACTTTCTGCAAATCAAGTAGCAAGAATTATACACACAGCTGGATAGCAACTTTTGCACATCACGGCATGAATCATGCACACAAAGCCAAAAAATTATAGTAGTCTGCTTTATCGATACAAAAACGAGCACGACGTCTTAACATGGCATATAGAAGTTGACATCTGAAATCCATCCTACACACGATGCAATTCGACGACGACTAAGGCCCTGATGCAATTCGACGACGACTAAGGTCCTGTTTCTCAGATAAGCTGTATAAATATTGAAAGGGTTTGAATCAGATTCTACGTTTTAGTACAAATGTAGGTGGTGTGGAGAAGCGTGGCAAAAAAAAGCTGCAAAAAATTACTCCGTTTGACTTCAGTTTCAGCTTATTTTGGTTATAAAGCATGACAAAAAAGCGGCGTGGTGGAAGTTGGTGTTGGCCTTGGTGGCCATGCCAGCCCTGACGATGAATGTGGCGACGATGCCGCTGCAGCGGAGCTCCCGCTTGAGGTCGCGGACGATGATCGTGTCACTTTTTGACGTAGCTGTTGACTGCGCTGAGCCTCTGCAGTCAGTCTTCGGTATCCTTGCCaaaactttttctttctttttttaagtaTGTATAAAATCCACTGCGGGCTCTTAAATTGTATCGTCCCTGTTCCCAAAATCACAAAACACGCAAACGTAATCCCAAACTCGCAAATTATACTATATGTCCTAAATCTTCGTAActtgaattaaattgtttgCGTGACTTATACTATAGCACCGACCCGACATGTGAGACTCATGTGTGGCTCCACTTTCCTTTCCTCTATCCTTTTCTCACCGAACAAGCAACAACACCtttgttattttcttcttcctcgagcaGCTCAGCCAGCCATGGATCTCCAGCACGCCATCTCCTCTCTATGTTCCTTCTCTACCAAAGGAAACACCACcagctctcctctctctcttcgtTCTTCTCCATGAAACCAAGAAGCAAGCCATCAGCTCCTATCCTCTAGGCTCGAGTAGGAAGGATAGGCTCAAGTAGGAAGGGCGGGTCGATGGAGTGGTAGTGGATGGTGAGCGGCAGAGTGCAATGAGAGGTAGAAATCCTATATGGCTTTTTAAAACCTGGAAGCTACCTGACTTCCGATGTTGGAGATTTGTGTAGGCATTGTCAGCCACACGATCTCTGGCTGGGGGTAGGGAGCTCAGCGGAGGGGTGGGAACTGGGCAGGGAGCGGACTGGCAGTAGGTGGtcgagggtggtggtggtggcgccacCAAAGGTTAGGTTAGAGTTTTGGATTTTGGGGATTCTAATGGCCACCGCCTAAGAGGAGATGGTCCGGTTCAGCAGTGGCGATGGTTCTGCCAACGGCGGAGGCGAGGTGACGTGGGAGCGCTGTACAACAGGCGTTGTATAACAGGTGTGCGATGATCGATGGTAAGGGCAAGGAGAAGTGCTCGAGTAGGAAGAGTGGGTCGATGGAGTGGTAGTGGATGGTGATCGGATGGTGTGGCAGCGTGCTAGCCTCCAGCCGAGGTGAGGGTGGGATATGTCGGAGAAGAACAAATCGGCGTAGAAAGATGAGGAGGAGATGGGTCTAATAATTGGGCAAAAGCCATGAACCTTATCCAGCTTCCATTCTTCGTATAGGAGCTCCCGATGAGAGGACCCGCGTGGCGTGTGCGTTTACGCCACCACTAGGAGTTCCGCATGGAGCTCGCATTGGCGACCCACCACCCTGGATCCTGGAGCCGAAGGTACATGACTTTACAATATTATATACTAAATGTACACTGGCACATTGACGTATATACCAACGTTATGTCCAACATTTGCAAAGTAAGTAGAATTCACGATTAGATAGAGAACTACCACTTCAGGCCACAACAAAAAATGATGTCACATAACAGCTCCCTAATAACAGCTCCCTAAAGTTGAATTTAGAGTAAATTTTATGGCTGGTCCCTAAACTATCGGGTGATTCTCATCCAGGTCCCCATACTATGAAATTGCATTTTAAGGTCCCTAAGTGGGTCATCTAGGTCCAAAATCAGCCACATCACACCCATAAGCTGACTTGGCATGCTGACTGTGCAATGGATCCTTATATGTGGGACCCACCAATCCCTCTCTCTCCCGTCTCTCTTCAACTACTTATTTTAGCTGTTGCGATTTATGTAAAGGTTGTTTTTTCTTGATTTCTAAATGTTGCAATAGCTAATTAGGAAGGTTTCATCTGTTTTTGTCAGACTGTTGCAATAGTGAATACATACTGTTTCATCTATTAATTTGAAATCTATATGTTGCACAACGTATTCCACCTTGTTTGCACCTAGCAAATCGTTatgtttcatgattttttttccttagaaACTGATAGGTGTTGCAATCTAGTTCGAGTTGTAAAGGATATGCTGCATGCTCCATGCTATGTTGGTGCCCCAATTTGAATCGGAGGAGAAGCAAATCGGAGGCGGAGCCCGCTCCGAGCTAGCGGTGGAAGGAGAACTCTCGATGATGTTTCCGCAACATGGAGGCAATGTTTCGGCGGGACTTTTTTAGCCACATCTTATCACGAGCAGCTCGATCAGATGGCCGTGCGTGCGTCAACGCTGAATTTATTACTGTTTGGATGGACGACATGCTACCAAAAATTGGAAATAATACCATAAATAGATTATATATCGTCCATATGGTCTCGATGTTACATGTGTTGCCGTACGCCTAACCGGGCACAAAAGACCATCAAACTATTTCTTTTTGAAAGACCACGAACTAATTAAGTATGTCCTCGCCACCTCTAAGCATAAGTTGGAACTTATACAACAATGGCCCGTGGAACCTCTTTGACGGCAGGCCTTTATCATCACAAAACAGCTTCATCTCCACCAATATTTGACCCGTGCCCATGTGCGTGTCCAAAGCGAGGCGTCGGCGCAAATCATCAGACAAGCCAACCGCCCTCCCCAATGGCAGCACCGTAAACTCTGTCGGCGCCCCCTTGTGTATGCAGAAACGTGGCACATGGCCCCATGCCATGGCAACACCGGAGTAGGAGATAACCACCTCGCCGCCATTGTAGCACCACGATTGCAATACACGGGGATTACTGATGCGTACCTTGAGACTGAACACGGGAGAAACCGTGTTGCCAATCGTTGCGTTTAGCCCTTCAAAGCCGGTAAGCTCCATGGAGAACTCGGAAGCTTCTCTGGCTTCATAGACATGGACGGGAACCATAAAGAACGCCAACATGGACAAAAGGCAAGCTGAACCAAGCACCATTAGGGCTATGGCCTTGCGTTTCTCCCATGGGTCTATGTCTGTCGGTCTTCGACCAGCATCTTCATCGTCTGtgcctcctccaaagaaatcgTCTTCGTCTATGTCTGCCATGCTTGTTTTTACTAGGGAGGGAGGTGGCCAACAACAGATCGATCGTGATTGCCTTTATTACCTCTATTTGCGCCGTCGACATAACATGTTGAGATTGCCTGGCGTCGTGTTTGAGTTTAACCAGATCTGATGCTTCGAGTCCAAGTCGGTCGTGGACTCGTAATCCTATCCCTTATCATAGTCGCGGCCTGCAAGCTATTGCTCGTGATAATAAGCATCATCAAAACTAGATTACCCTTTTGCATTGCGCTCGAAAGCTACTATGCCGTCCGCCATGAACCTTCGACGCCAATATTCTGTCAAGGAGGACCTAGCCagtgcagtgaagatgatcctCATCCTCTTTTGGTTCAGCACACCGTTTTGGGTCTTGCTCCTCCGCTTCCTGCCCCCCAAATTCTCCGTCCAGGTCGTGGGCGCCACGGGcctcgacgcgccgccgccggcgcacgaCGCGCCCATACCCATCTCCACCGCCTTCAACATCACCTTGCACGCCGCCAACCGGCGGCCGACGGACAGGTGCTACCGcaacggcgaggcggcggtgcggtACTCGGGCTACACCGTCGCGTGGGGCCGGACGAGGGCCTTCTGCCTGGGCGCCAAGGAGGCGCGGGACGTGCCGCTCGTGGCGTGGGCCGACGGCGTCGGCTTGCCCCCAGCGCTCCGCGAGCGCATGGCGGCGGactggcgcgcgggcgcggtggATCTCGAGGTCGACGTGAGGCTGTTCAGGGGCGACGACGGCTCGGCCAGGCCGGCGTGGATGTCGTGCAAGGTGAAGGCGGGTGGAGCAAAGCCGTCGGGGGTGACCCCGTGCACCGTGTTCGCGTTGCAGAATTGGGCATCAGATATTGGACCTGATTGGATGCAGTATTTCTGAGGACGTAGTTCTTTAGTTAGGTTTGAAGATCAATGTACGTTTTAAAGTTGGCGCTGTTAAATATTGAGTCCATATGTTTTCAATTTGATGCCAACTCGTATGATCTATATCCAACACGTACGTATATCATCTGATTGTTCTTTTCGCACGTTGATTTTGGTTgcaaatatacagcaatatttACAGTTAGTTTTCTTCAGAAAAAAATCATAGTCAGTTTCGGCAATTATAGCTAAAATAGCAGTGTTGCCGAGGGCTTCTCACACGCCCGCGTTCTCCTTTATGAGATGCATGTAAGTGACGCAGCCGAATGTCACAACCTCGTTCCACCGCCTCCAAGTCTAGCTATGCAGATGATTCACATCGATCTGTGGGCGTTGTAAGGACAGCGTATACAAGGTCGTTGACACTGTCACAGGCTTTTCTGAAGTTATGATGTACAAGGGCCTCGCCGGTGCACACCACCGTCATATACCAAGCGCTAGTACGTATTAGTACCCTCTACTGGCTGCCGTTCCACACACCGAGCTCCTGAAGCAAGGACGATTCTGTTGAACTCCACTTGGATGCTCAGTGCTATGATGTTGTTGAGAACTTGCTCCTTCTCCCTCTGCTCGGTGTGTGAATAAATTTAAAGATATTTTAGAAGAGTGAGaagtaataaataaaaatataaaatgtaAATGCCACTAGCAAATACTATGAGGAGTGTCCTCTGGCAAATATCCACTCATTATGATTGCCCAGCAGCCAAAACCGATGTCGTTTAGCCAATACAAGAATGTCGGGGCATCATGTGCCAAATGTTATGAatgattttttgaaaggaaCAGGTGTGTGATCAGTCTATCATATTAAGGAGCTATAAACCAAGACAGGCAATAGAATGTAACAATGACCAAAGGGATACACCCACCACCGCTCAAGCACCACCTTGTTTTCATGTACTTCTCCATGGTGTAAAATGTTGTACGGTGATTTGTTTAGAATTATCCTGGCTATTGAGGTGTAAAATTGTGAATCCCTTGGCATTGTTATCGGGTGACGGGAGTACTGTTGTGTATAATCCGTTGTTGGTGAAAACAGAGGGTGGTGGTAAGCTTCTGGAACCAATAATGATTTGATTCGACGGCCGGCCTTGCTGTGAACACTGACTTTTATTCAAGGCAAGGTCAAGTCAATCGTGGAGGTAATGACGTGGTACGTAGGTtggtgcaacatattttggcctGGCCTAGAATCTAGATACCGCCGTGTTGTTGCCGGCGCTGTACCGAAGAAAAAGACTTGACGATGTGCGTGTCGACACTGGGTTTGATACTTTGATTATCTCATGAGTTTGCGTCTCTTGACCTCTCTAGTTGCAAATCAATCCGTGTTGAAAATCCAGAACAGAGAAGAAAGAGGTGGAGCACACTGCACTGCAAAAATGGAGGTGTACGCGGTGTTGAGGCTGCTGTTATGCCTAGCGGTCTCAGTGGCGCCTCGTGCAGCGTCGCAGCAGCCGCCGGGATGCCGGCGGCAGTGCGGCAACGTGACCATCCCTTACCCGTTCGGCATCGGCGTGGGGTGCCACCGCGGCTCGGCCGCTGGGGGCTTCCGGCTCCGCTGCGACGACgcccgacgcccgccgcgcctCACCGTGGCCGGGTACGGCCACGAGGTGGCCGCCATCTCGCTCCCCACGGCCGAGGCCACCGTGCTCCTGAACGCGAGCCGCGCGTGCTACGACCGCCCCGGCGACCCCGACGGGCGTGTCGTCAGCCTGAGGGAGCAACCCATGGCGCTCAACGGCAGCGCGTTCCTCTTCTCGTCGATGAAGAGCAAGTTCGTGTCCATCGGCTGCCCCGGCCTCGCCTACTTCAACGACGGCGACGGGTACTACGTCACCGGGTGCATGTCCGTCTGCCGCCCCTCCGAGCGAGCGCTGCCAGGGTCATGCCGGGGCGACGACGGCTGCTGCCAGAGCAACATCCCGCTCGGCCTCGACTCGTACCGCCCTTACCTCGGGAGCTTCGGCAGGCGACGCCGTGGCAACCGCGGCCGGGACCAGGAGGCGACGTTCCTGGCCAACTCCACCGCCTGCTCGTACGCGTTCATGGTGGACGCGTGGTGGTTCTGGTTCGCCGGATCACACTTCAACCGcaccggcgacttcgccgtgcCCGTCGTCCTGGACTGGGCCATCCGGGACGCCCCGAGCTGCGCCGCCGCACGGCGAGACCCTGGCACGTACGCGTGCCGGAGCGCGCGGAGCGTCTGCCTCGAGTCCAGCAATGGTCCCGGCTACGTCTGCAACTGCACCAACGGGTACCAGGGCAACCCCTACGTGATCAACGGCTGCGCAGGTGTGCTCCTCTGCTCCCTCAAAAAGTCTGGCCTCTGGCTCGGTCTCATCTCTGATGAATCATGGATATCGAACCACAGATGTGGATGAGTGCCAGCACAGGGACGAGTTCCCGTGCTACGGCCTCTGCGTTAACATCCCGGGCAGCTTCATCTGCACATGTCCCAGTGGATCCAGTGGAAACGCCACTATCCAGGGTGGCTGCCGCCCAGACAACAAATTCAGTTCAGCACTCAAGGCCGCCATAGGTACTTCATTGAATGAATGAATTAATTCAGACAACAAATTCATTTGGTTGTTAACGGGTTGGTGAAGGAAAGTATAATGGCAGGAATGAGGTTTTGATGCGTGGTGTTGGTTCTTGTTGGCATCCATGTTGGTTTCAGGTGCAAGCGCCGGAGTGTTCCTTCTGCTGCTGGCCTGCTTCTCGGCGCACTTGTGGCTTCAGAAGAGGCGGCTACTCCAAGCAAAGCGGCGATTTTTCGAGCAGAacggcggcctcctcctgcagcagcagctgggctcgctggccggcgccggcgtcgcgtTCAAGATCTTCTCCGAGGAGGAGATCGGCAGGGCCACCGACGGCTTCGCCGAGACGCGGGtcctcggcagcggcggccacggcgtcgTCTACAAGGGCGTCCTCGCCGACGGCTGCGAAGTGGCCGTCAAGAAGTCGAGGGTGGTCGACGCGAAGCAGGTGAAGGAGTTCGCCAGGGAGATGCTGATCCTCTCCCAGATCAACCACCGCAACGTGGTGAAGCTGCTCGGCTGCTGCCTCGAGGTCGAGGTGCCCATGCTGGTCTACGAGTACGTCCCCAACGGCAGCCTCCACAGCCACAtccatggcgacggcggcgagagcAAGCTGCCACCGGGCGCGCGCCTCAGAGTCGCGGCCGAGTCTGCCGACGCGCTCGCGTACATGCactcgtcggcgtcgccgccgatcctccaccgcgacgtcaagtccgccaacatcctcctcgacggcAACCTCGCGGCCAAGGTGTCCGACTTCGGCGCGTCGCGGCTGGCGCCgaccggcgaggcggcggtggccacgCTGGTCCAGGGGACGCTTGGGTACCTCGACCCAGAGTACCTCCTGACGAGCCAGCTCACGAGCaagagcgacgtgtacagcttggCGGTGGTTGTGCTGGAGCTGCTCACCGGGAGGAAGGCGTTCGTCCCggtggaggacgaggacgaggaggaggaagggggccTCGCCTTCGTCTTCATCACCGCGGCGCAGGCGGGACGGCACCGGGAGATCATGGACCCACAGGTTAGGGAGGAGGTCGGCGTGGAGGTGCTGGACGAGGCTGCAGAGCTAGTCATGCAGTGCCTGAGCATGGTCGGCGAGGAGAGGCCGACAATGAAGGAGGTCGCCGACAAACTCCATCGACTCAGAAACCGCGCGTCGTGCAGCAGAGGCAGTGCGGAAAACTAATTGATTTCGTTAGATTAATCAGTCATGTTTCCGTTATACCATACGAACGCTAATTATTCATCACGGCTTCTTGCATCTCAATTACAACATAGTGAGAAGGAAAAATGATACAGTAGCTAGGGTGCACCATCCCTCTGAACGTGGCTTTTAGAAGGTCACTGAGAGGGAATAATTTAGACCTATGGGTGGAGCTGGTGGGAAAAGTAGCAACCTATAATCTAAAGGAACAAAAAGATATTTTTGTTTGGCAATTATGTAAAAATAAGCTGTTCACAGTAAAATCTATGTATTCAGACTTCGTGAGACAGGAAGGAACACCTGCAAAATGTGTTTCCTGGAAGTTAAAAGTTACCCCGAAGATCAAATTTTTTTATGGTATTTATGAAAAGGGGTCGTACTTACAAAAGACAATCTTACTAAACGAAATCGGAAAGGATGCACAAAATGTTGTTTCTCTAGCTCTAATGAGACCACACAACATTTGTTTTTTGAATGTCATATGGCAAGGTGTATTTGAAATGCTGTTTTCATTTCTTTTGGTATTCAACCTCCAACCAATGCCTCTCATATGTTGGGTTCTTGGCTGAGAAGTTTTGCTGTAAAGCTTAGAAATCAAATTCTAGTGGGGGTGGCTGCTCTGTGCTGGTCCTTGTGGTTGAGTAGAAATGAGGTAGTGTTCAACAAAACCATTCCTAACTCTTTCTTGCAGGTAATTTTCAGAGGGATTTACTGGATGGGGTGCTGGTTACTGCTATCtaaaagaggaagagaaagctGGCCTGAAAGAGAGTTGCCATTTGTTGGAAGTCACGGTCATGGCGATTTTCAGCAAGTATGGATGGAACTTCAGAAGCAGGCTTCAGACTTAGAGCTCTTAGTCtgttctagttttttttttttctgaagctATGTTTGGGACTTCTATGTTGCCCTGTCAGCCTGCGTGCTTCTAGTTTGTTTCGGTCTGGAGTTGTAATTCAGTTGGCTATATACATTCACTTGAGAATGGTTGAGGCCGGATATTATTTtctttaattaaaaaaattgcCTGGAAAATTGCCCGACCGAGAGTCACAGCCCAAAGAGAACCTGGGCTCGACATAAACACGAAGACGACAGATATATTCATCTCAGCGCCCTGTCCGATCAAGATATGTTTTCTACCCGGATTACGCCGTGCAAGCCATAACGAAATTTAAGATTGGTCTCGATCGTGCCATCGGTACTCGCAAAAACTAAAAATCGTGGCAACGAACGGTTGAAGAATTCTGTGCCCCGCCGGCCCGCTACGATGCCTCGAGCTCGCTCCGCCGGCCAAAAGCCGGCGTTCAACTGCCCCGAGCTCTTCATCAGCGACATGTTCGAAGTCGCATTggctattttcataatcacCTTCCCTTGGTACTGCGTTTTCTACGACCTGCCGCCCCAGTTCTCCGTCAAGCTCGAGCCCACCGCTGGCGGGGGTCTCAACGTGTCAGACCCGGCCTCGACCACCGCCTTCCACGCCGTGCTGCACGCCAGCAACCGGCGCGCCACGGAGCGATGCTACGGCCACGGCGAGGGGGTGGTGACGTACGCCGGCTTCACGATCGCGTCCGGCGCCGTGCCTGGCTTCTGTGTGGCGGGGAAGGGGAACCGGGAGGTGCCGTTCCTGCTCGCCGGGATAGACGGCGTGCGTTTGCCCGAGCACCTGCGTGACCGCATGGCCGCAGCGGACAAGGTCGGCGCCCTGGAGCTCGAGGTCCAGGTCAGGCTATTCCAGGGGGGCGGCGTCGCCGCCTCGGGCAGGCCGAGTCGGATGTGGTGCAGGGCGAGGGTGGGCGGAGCGGCGCAGCCGCCGGAGGTGGCCATGTGCACCGTGTTTGCTTTGCAGAATATGTTTGACTTCGATGCATAAAGTGTTGTACATCGATGCATGCCGAGTTTTAGTTTCAAAATTTTAGCTTTTATTACGTATTCTCAGTGTAAGTTACACTGCTAGCTGTCGCTGCATACTATCCTTATCTTTTATTAAGATGAATTAATTTGTAGTTGGCTATGTTGCGTCTTGCAGTAGTAAGAACAAACACACTCACCTACATGTATTCAACATCTGAACCCGTACGTATTTCCTCGCTTTGATTGAGTTGGTCTCACCCATGGTCTTGGAGATTTCCTTCCTTGTTCATACTCTGGACACCGAATCTGATCTCCACTTCGCATCAAAACTGTTAGCTGAAACTTAAACCATGTCCTGATCATTCTGGAACTGCAATTATAGTGATGAAAACTAATCTATCATCACGTAACACCTGAAAGCAACAACCAAATGGTTCGTGAATTTTTAAAGATAACAAATCGAGT
This window encodes:
- the LOC101752871 gene encoding wall-associated receptor kinase 3 — protein: MALNGSAFLFSSMKSKFVSIGCPGLAYFNDGDGYYVTGCMSVCRPSERALPGSCRGDDGCCQSNIPLGLDSYRPYLGSFGRRRRGNRGRDQEATFLANSTACSYAFMVDAWWFWFAGSHFNRTGDFAVPVVLDWAIRDAPSCAAARRDPGTYACRSARSVCLESSNGPGYVCNCTNGYQGNPYVINGCADVDECQHRDEFPCYGLCVNIPGSFICTCPSGSSGNATIQGGCRPDNKFSSALKAAIGASAGVFLLLLACFSAHLWLQKRRLLQAKRRFFEQNGGLLLQQQLGSLAGAGVAFKIFSEEEIGRATDGFAETRVLGSGGHGVVYKGVLADGCEVAVKKSRVVDAKQVKEFAREMLILSQINHRNVVKLLGCCLEVEVPMLVYEYVPNGSLHSHIHGDGGESKLPPGARLRVAAESADALAYMHSSASPPILHRDVKSANILLDGNLAAKVSDFGASRLAPTGEAAVATLVQGTLGYLDPEYLLTSQLTSKSDVYSLAVVVLELLTGRKAFVPVEDEDEEEEGGLAFVFITAAQAGRHREIMDPQVREEVGVEVLDEAAELVMQCLSMVGEERPTMKEVADKLHRLRNRASCSRGSAEN
- the LOC101786744 gene encoding uncharacterized protein LOC101786744, which translates into the protein MDLWRVMFLLVVLLAVKVRCVSCPGDMWLETATPAPHLNRSAPLPEPHRNDSCDSHTVSCEPAESNGAKAVVGFNSAVTFFFFVVPMIRVLRLERNSRTKSDTQFWWYLCCGFSGYIVWVYYFSDCSSLYQAAVFPIYMVSILGAIVHFILLCIATYLTLGVRDKRPYALIFVLGSSLIGATLLWVFKVKRIGWLGFSLTALSHCFRFGATNYRDKFTFWLFDVSIPIWVVNAFISVVGSITGFLWLRHPQLCISMEYKVTSYVIGVVRAIEVYLWCSRGMARVLSKIEGEINHV